A genomic region of Dyella humicola contains the following coding sequences:
- the flgG gene encoding flagellar basal-body rod protein FlgG has translation MFSSLWIAKTGLDAQQTRMDVISNNLANANTTAFKSSRAAFQDLMYQNKGQPGGQTTEQTLSPSGLMLGTGVRVVGNEKLFTEGSITQTGSSLDVAIQGRGFLQVSMPDGSVAYTRDGSLHTDANGQLVTSDGYPLEPAITVPASVQSITIGTDGTVSATTTASATPNTIGTLQLADFVNPAGLQPMGQNLYVETASSGAPQTGQPSLNGMGSLMQGSLESSNVNVVAEMVNMIETQRTYEMNSKAISSTDQMLQDLTDKM, from the coding sequence ATGTTTTCTTCCTTGTGGATTGCCAAGACCGGCCTCGATGCGCAGCAGACGCGCATGGACGTCATTTCCAACAACCTGGCGAACGCCAACACCACGGCATTCAAGAGCTCGCGTGCCGCGTTCCAGGACCTGATGTACCAGAACAAAGGTCAGCCCGGTGGCCAGACCACCGAGCAGACGCTGTCACCGTCAGGATTGATGCTGGGTACCGGCGTGCGCGTGGTGGGCAACGAAAAGCTGTTCACTGAAGGCAGCATCACGCAGACGGGCAGTTCGCTCGACGTCGCCATCCAGGGTCGTGGTTTCCTGCAGGTGAGCATGCCCGACGGCAGCGTGGCTTACACCCGTGACGGCTCGCTGCATACCGACGCCAATGGCCAGCTCGTGACCTCGGACGGCTACCCGCTCGAGCCCGCCATCACCGTGCCGGCCAGCGTGCAGAGCATCACCATCGGTACCGACGGCACCGTTTCTGCCACCACGACCGCATCGGCGACGCCGAACACCATCGGCACCTTGCAGCTTGCCGACTTCGTCAATCCTGCCGGCCTGCAGCCGATGGGTCAGAACCTCTATGTGGAAACGGCTTCCAGCGGCGCGCCGCAGACCGGACAGCCGTCGCTCAACGGCATGGGTTCGCTGATGCAGGGATCGCTGGAGTCCTCGAACGTCAACGTGGTGGCCGAGATGGTCAACATGATCGAGACGCAGCGCACCTATGAAATGAATTCCAAGGCGATCAGCAGCACCGACCAGATGCTGCAGGATCTCACCGACAAGATGTGA
- the flgH gene encoding flagellar basal body L-ring protein FlgH, which yields MSLPRLLSPIAVALVFAPLAGCIMQPPRNDHQWAATLPQEPASAAPTDGSIYHSEQGMELFNDARAHRVGDILTIALVESTQASKKASTSTSKKDASTIKAPSILGQTLRIAGQTADTSLNANRAFDGSGDSSQSNQLTGSITVTVAQRLSNGNLLIRGEKMLTINQGQELIRISGIVRPQDIGQDNSVPSTRVADAQIGYTGKGSLADANTQGWLSRFFSSKWMPY from the coding sequence ATGTCGCTACCACGCCTGCTATCCCCAATTGCCGTCGCGCTCGTGTTCGCTCCGTTGGCAGGCTGCATCATGCAGCCGCCGCGCAACGATCATCAGTGGGCGGCCACGTTGCCGCAGGAGCCGGCGTCGGCAGCGCCGACCGATGGCTCGATTTATCACTCCGAGCAGGGCATGGAGCTGTTCAATGACGCTCGCGCACATCGGGTGGGTGACATCCTCACGATCGCGCTGGTGGAGAGTACGCAGGCTTCCAAAAAGGCCAGCACCAGCACCAGCAAGAAGGACGCCAGCACCATCAAAGCGCCCAGCATTCTCGGCCAAACCCTCAGGATTGCTGGCCAGACCGCCGATACGAGTCTCAATGCCAACCGCGCTTTTGATGGCAGTGGCGACAGCAGCCAGAGCAACCAGTTGACGGGATCCATCACCGTCACGGTGGCGCAGCGCCTGTCCAACGGCAACCTGCTGATACGCGGCGAGAAGATGCTGACGATTAACCAGGGCCAGGAGCTGATCCGCATCTCCGGCATCGTGCGTCCGCAGGATATCGGCCAGGACAACAGCGTGCCGTCCACGCGAGTGGCGGATGCACAGATCGGCTACACCGGCAAGGGTTCGCTGGCTGATGCGAATACGCAGGGCTGGCTATCGCGCTTCTTCAGCTCCAAGTGGATGCCCTACTGA
- a CDS encoding flagellar basal body P-ring protein FlgI: MAISLCACGALAPPAHADKIRDLAQVAGVRSNQLIGYGLVVGLDGSGDQTTQTPFTTQSLENMLVQFGITVPASARPQLKNAAAVTITAQLPPFAKPGQPIDITVSSIGNARSIRGGELLMTPLRGADGNVYAMAQGSVVVGGVSAQGKSGSSVQVNISASGRIPNGATVERSVASSFANSGGDLVLNLNTPDFTTAAHIAEAVNRTYGMGTASAIDGGSVSVRGPVDASQRVAWLGAIQGIDVTPGDAPARVVVNSRTGTVVIGSEVRVTPAAVAHGSIQVTISEQPQVSQPEPFSKGQTVVVPSSNVQVSEDGGHMFKFGPGVNLDTIVRAVNQVGASPSDLISILQALKQAGALHAELVVI; the protein is encoded by the coding sequence ATGGCGATTTCGCTGTGTGCCTGTGGTGCGCTTGCGCCGCCTGCGCACGCCGACAAGATTCGCGACCTCGCCCAGGTGGCAGGTGTTCGCAGCAACCAGTTGATTGGTTATGGCCTGGTGGTCGGCCTCGATGGCAGCGGCGACCAGACCACGCAGACGCCGTTCACCACGCAGAGCCTGGAAAACATGCTGGTGCAGTTCGGCATCACGGTACCGGCGTCCGCACGACCGCAGCTCAAGAACGCCGCGGCGGTCACCATCACGGCGCAGCTGCCGCCGTTCGCCAAGCCGGGGCAGCCCATCGATATCACGGTGTCGTCGATCGGCAATGCGCGGAGTATCCGCGGCGGCGAGTTGCTGATGACGCCGCTGCGCGGTGCCGATGGCAACGTCTACGCGATGGCACAAGGCAGCGTGGTGGTTGGCGGCGTCAGTGCGCAGGGCAAGAGTGGTTCCAGCGTGCAGGTGAATATTTCAGCCAGCGGTCGCATTCCCAATGGCGCGACGGTAGAGCGCAGCGTGGCGTCGTCATTCGCCAATAGCGGCGGCGACCTGGTGTTGAATCTCAATACGCCGGACTTCACCACGGCGGCGCATATCGCCGAGGCGGTCAACCGCACCTATGGCATGGGTACGGCCAGTGCGATCGATGGCGGCTCGGTCAGCGTGCGCGGTCCGGTGGATGCGAGTCAGCGCGTGGCGTGGCTCGGTGCGATTCAGGGTATCGACGTGACGCCGGGCGATGCACCGGCACGTGTCGTCGTCAATTCGCGTACGGGTACCGTGGTGATCGGCTCGGAAGTTCGGGTGACGCCGGCGGCGGTGGCGCATGGTTCGATCCAGGTCACCATTTCCGAGCAGCCTCAGGTCAGCCAGCCCGAGCCATTCAGCAAGGGCCAGACCGTCGTGGTGCCCAGCAGCAATGTGCAGGTGAGCGAGGACGGCGGCCACATGTTCAAGTTTGGTCCGGGCGTGAATCTGGACACCATCGTGCGCGCGGTGAACCAGGTCGGTGCCTCGCCCAGCGATCTCATCTCGATCCTTCAGGCACTCAAGCAGGCCGGTGCGTTGCACGCGGAACTGGTGGTGATCTGA
- the flgJ gene encoding flagellar assembly peptidoglycan hydrolase FlgJ yields MKSVSTWTDLSGFSALRQSAQADAKSALPVVAKQFESIFTQMMLKSMRDASAGDGLFDSQGGDAWRDMFDQQLSIELSQHGNGLGIAQMLTRQLGGITGTHGADAGTVAAVDDDWRQRLRSVAGAARAVGSQALKSLPKDAQDFVQQLAPYAQKAADKLGVSVRAVLAQAALETQWGQHLPTHADGNSSNNLFGMKAGTSWDGAKVSVPTLEFEDGVAVRRNAQFRSYANPAQSFDDYAQLIADNPRYARALNHGDDVVGFARGLVNGGYATDPAYAQKIATIANSPAMRDALDALKKLAGGPTSSE; encoded by the coding sequence ATGAAGAGTGTGAGCACCTGGACCGACCTGTCCGGGTTCTCGGCACTGCGGCAGAGTGCGCAGGCCGACGCCAAATCGGCGCTGCCGGTGGTGGCCAAGCAGTTCGAGTCGATCTTTACCCAGATGATGCTGAAGTCCATGCGCGATGCGAGCGCGGGCGACGGCCTGTTCGACAGCCAGGGTGGCGACGCCTGGCGCGATATGTTCGATCAGCAGCTGTCGATCGAACTGTCGCAGCACGGCAATGGACTGGGCATCGCGCAGATGCTGACGCGCCAACTTGGCGGCATCACCGGTACGCATGGCGCCGACGCCGGCACGGTCGCTGCCGTCGATGACGACTGGCGTCAGCGGTTGCGTTCCGTGGCCGGCGCGGCGCGTGCGGTGGGTTCGCAAGCGTTGAAGTCGCTGCCCAAGGACGCGCAGGACTTTGTGCAGCAACTGGCCCCGTATGCGCAAAAGGCCGCAGACAAGCTCGGCGTGTCGGTACGCGCCGTGCTGGCCCAGGCGGCACTCGAAACCCAGTGGGGCCAGCACCTGCCGACGCACGCCGATGGCAACAGCAGCAACAACCTGTTTGGCATGAAGGCGGGCACCAGTTGGGACGGCGCGAAAGTCAGCGTTCCCACGCTGGAATTCGAAGATGGCGTGGCCGTACGGCGCAACGCCCAGTTTCGCTCCTACGCCAACCCGGCCCAGTCGTTTGACGACTATGCACAACTCATTGCCGACAACCCGCGTTACGCCCGCGCCCTCAATCACGGCGACGACGTGGTTGGCTTCGCCCGGGGCCTGGTCAACGGTGGTTACGCCACCGATCCGGCCTATGCGCAAAAAATCGCGACCATCGCCAACAGCCCCGCCATGCGTGATGCGCTCGATGCGCTCAAGAAATTGGCCGGCGGGCCGACTTCCTCCGAGTGA